One Legionella lansingensis genomic region harbors:
- a CDS encoding saccharopine dehydrogenase family protein — translation MIKRVLIIGGYGNFGRFIARRLAAEANIQLIIAGRHIQKAELLCKQLAAHNPAEFALIDIHHQLEANLSKINPDIVIHTSGPYQHQDYHVAQACINQGCHYIDLSDARDFVVGISQLNLAAQAKNVLICSGASSVPCLANAIINHYQPQFEKITGLDYAIATAQRTNTGLATTSAGLSYAGKPLLTLRHGKEEIVYGWQNLRMRKFWGLGLRFLGNCDIPDLALFPERYPTLLNIRFQAGLELKLLHLILWTLSGLVKYRLFPNLQHFAPLMLKISHYFDLFGKDDSGFYMEIEGLDKTGKLTRRTFEILARHGDGLYIPCVPAIILSKKLANKTMNIVGAMPCLDLIRLDEYLAELKNFSIQWRES, via the coding sequence ATGATCAAACGTGTATTAATCATTGGTGGTTATGGGAATTTTGGGCGGTTTATCGCAAGGCGACTCGCAGCAGAAGCGAATATTCAATTAATTATCGCAGGTCGTCATATTCAGAAGGCTGAATTACTTTGCAAACAATTAGCCGCGCATAATCCAGCAGAGTTCGCGCTCATTGATATACACCATCAACTAGAAGCGAACCTTAGCAAAATCAATCCTGACATTGTTATTCATACATCGGGACCCTATCAGCATCAAGATTATCATGTAGCTCAAGCCTGTATTAATCAAGGTTGTCATTACATTGATTTATCAGATGCACGTGATTTTGTTGTTGGAATTTCGCAACTAAACCTTGCCGCCCAAGCAAAAAACGTGTTGATTTGCTCAGGTGCAAGTTCAGTGCCTTGTCTTGCCAATGCAATTATTAACCACTATCAACCTCAGTTTGAAAAAATCACTGGTCTTGATTATGCTATTGCAACTGCTCAACGAACGAACACTGGGCTCGCAACCACATCTGCCGGGCTAAGTTATGCAGGCAAACCTCTCTTAACGCTACGCCATGGTAAAGAAGAAATTGTTTATGGTTGGCAAAATTTAAGGATGCGCAAGTTCTGGGGACTCGGTTTGCGCTTCCTAGGGAATTGTGACATTCCTGATTTGGCTTTATTTCCAGAGCGTTATCCAACTTTATTAAATATCCGGTTTCAAGCAGGATTGGAACTTAAACTTTTACATCTCATTTTATGGACACTTTCTGGATTGGTTAAATACAGGTTGTTTCCTAATTTACAACATTTCGCACCTTTAATGCTAAAAATTTCACATTACTTTGACCTATTTGGTAAAGACGATAGTGGTTTTTACATGGAAATAGAAGGTCTGGATAAAACCGGCAAATTAACGCGTAGAACGTTTGAAATTCTTGCTCGGCATGGTGATGGCCTATATATTCCTTGCGTACCTGCAATTATTCTCAGTAAAAAACTTGCAAATAAAACAATGAACATCGTCGGTGCTATGCCCTGTCTTGATCTAATTAGACTTGATGAATACTTAGCTGAGCTTAAAAACTTCAGTATCCAATGGCGGGAAAGTTAG
- a CDS encoding DUF2269 family protein, whose translation MLYLCLKLIHVISSTILFGTGLGTACNMLFAHRTRDVYIIATTSRYVVFADWIFTTTSGVIQPMTGFLMVYLAGYSWSSLWIWGSIIGYLIAAFCWFPVVYLQIKMRDLTIKAVKDQSALPPLYFRYFRYWFCLGWPAFISLVIVFYLMTFKPM comes from the coding sequence ATGCTTTACCTCTGTTTAAAATTAATTCACGTTATCAGTTCAACCATCTTATTTGGAACCGGTCTTGGCACAGCATGTAACATGCTATTTGCTCATCGAACTCGCGATGTGTATATCATTGCAACAACTTCTCGTTATGTCGTTTTCGCTGATTGGATTTTCACAACCACCTCCGGCGTTATTCAACCCATGACTGGTTTTCTGATGGTTTACCTTGCAGGATATTCATGGTCATCATTATGGATATGGGGTTCCATCATAGGCTATCTCATCGCAGCATTTTGTTGGTTTCCTGTTGTTTATTTACAAATAAAAATGCGTGATTTAACAATTAAAGCAGTGAAAGATCAATCCGCACTTCCCCCACTTTATTTTCGCTATTTTAGATATTGGTTTTGCCTAGGATGGCCGGCTTTTATCAGTCTTGTGATTGTATTTTATTTGATGACGTTTAAGCCCATGTAA
- a CDS encoding thymidine phosphorylase family protein, producing MKYPKRKLLNKTSNKLRLIHLGIDPTREYIVYLHPDCSVSKKEGFEADSQVLVANHNRSIIATLHFIHSDLLAKDEVSLSAEAWKQLASEEGDFIELTHPKPVSSLKYIRGKMFGEELNESQINEVVFDIASGKYTKVHLASFITACAQNNFNEHEILYLTQAFIQTGTRLQWDDPIIVDKHSVGGIPGNCISPIVVSIVAASGLMIPKTSSRAITSPAGTADVAETVTRVDLSASEIKRVVNKEGGCMAWGSALGFSVADDRLIHIERMLRIDPIGPMVASVLSKKIGIGATHVVIDIPVGPTAKIRSDSTFELIERYFAFVAKMLGLQVYVIKTDGNQPIGKGIGPALEMKDILAILNNEKNLHLDLKNKALQFASILLEAGGIEEGNGILEAKVLLESGKALQKFMAICEAQGGFHEPPTADYTYDIVANQAGRIEFINNRELSLIAKLAGAPQHPAAGVEFLVQKNSDVQKNQPIYRIHAETKGELDYAVPYAKSVPVVTWA from the coding sequence ATGAAATATCCGAAAAGAAAATTGTTAAATAAAACAAGCAATAAATTACGTCTCATCCATTTAGGGATTGACCCGACACGTGAATACATTGTCTATCTGCATCCCGATTGTTCTGTAAGTAAAAAGGAAGGATTCGAGGCTGATAGCCAAGTCTTGGTAGCTAACCATAATCGCTCCATTATTGCCACCTTGCACTTCATTCACTCTGATCTATTAGCAAAAGATGAGGTCAGTCTATCTGCAGAGGCTTGGAAACAATTAGCCAGCGAGGAAGGGGATTTCATTGAGCTAACACACCCCAAACCAGTGAGCTCCTTAAAGTACATTAGAGGAAAAATGTTTGGTGAAGAATTAAATGAATCACAAATCAATGAAGTTGTTTTCGATATTGCTTCTGGTAAATACACAAAAGTCCATTTAGCGAGTTTTATCACAGCTTGCGCTCAAAATAATTTTAATGAGCACGAAATACTTTATTTAACTCAGGCATTTATCCAAACGGGTACGCGTCTGCAATGGGATGATCCCATCATCGTAGATAAACACAGTGTGGGCGGTATACCTGGCAACTGTATAAGTCCAATTGTAGTCTCCATCGTCGCTGCGTCTGGTCTTATGATCCCCAAAACGTCTTCACGGGCTATTACCTCGCCGGCAGGCACAGCAGATGTAGCAGAAACAGTAACTCGAGTTGATTTATCAGCGTCAGAGATTAAGCGTGTCGTTAACAAAGAAGGGGGCTGTATGGCCTGGGGAAGCGCATTAGGTTTTAGTGTGGCTGACGATAGACTTATTCACATCGAAAGAATGCTTAGGATTGACCCAATAGGGCCCATGGTGGCATCGGTGTTATCCAAAAAAATTGGGATTGGGGCAACACATGTTGTCATTGATATCCCGGTCGGGCCAACAGCAAAAATCCGCTCTGATTCTACCTTTGAGTTAATTGAGCGTTATTTTGCTTTTGTAGCAAAGATGCTGGGGCTGCAAGTATATGTTATTAAAACGGATGGTAACCAGCCGATAGGTAAAGGAATTGGGCCGGCACTGGAAATGAAAGATATTTTGGCAATTCTGAATAATGAGAAAAATCTTCATCTCGATTTAAAAAATAAAGCCCTACAGTTTGCATCGATTCTGTTAGAAGCAGGAGGAATTGAAGAAGGTAACGGCATATTAGAAGCCAAGGTACTATTAGAAAGTGGCAAGGCACTGCAGAAATTTATGGCCATCTGTGAGGCGCAAGGAGGTTTTCACGAACCACCTACTGCAGATTACACTTATGATATTGTGGCAAATCAAGCGGGTAGAATAGAATTCATAAATAACCGCGAACTTTCTCTCATAGCCAAACTGGCAGGCGCTCCTCAGCATCCAGCGGCAGGAGTAGAATTCTTAGTGCAAAAAAATAGTGACGTGCAAAAAAACCAACCTATCTATCGTATTCACGCTGAAACCAAAGGAGAATTGGACTATGCAGTTCCATATGCCAAGAGTGTGCCCGTTGTTACATGGGCTTAA
- a CDS encoding L,D-transpeptidase, giving the protein MMVTSLPVAWSYSRYGETLCNQPDFFCMTIKFGQTWSNLFPQSEARDIVKRINRMNIRLRPGMVIAIPKNLDRITIYDVSPFPRYIESGGEKTIYISQDKLAWGAYDEDGELLWWGPISSGADRCPGVIGGCSTPTGSYRIIRKQDIDCISTAFPRRADGDNGGAEMPFCMHFFRGYALHGSEDVPGYRASHGCIRLFTEDARWLNEEFVDIPGGGIKGTRVIIGAVNDIPLHGSASQMN; this is encoded by the coding sequence ATGATGGTTACATCACTGCCAGTAGCTTGGTCCTACTCTAGATACGGAGAAACCCTCTGTAATCAACCTGACTTCTTCTGCATGACAATCAAGTTCGGTCAAACTTGGAGCAATTTATTTCCCCAAAGCGAAGCAAGAGATATCGTCAAACGCATCAACCGTATGAATATTCGTCTTCGACCAGGTATGGTTATAGCCATTCCTAAGAATCTTGACCGCATAACCATCTACGACGTTTCACCCTTCCCACGATATATTGAATCAGGTGGTGAGAAAACCATTTATATTAGTCAAGATAAATTAGCCTGGGGGGCTTATGATGAGGATGGTGAACTATTATGGTGGGGACCAATCTCATCGGGAGCTGATCGCTGCCCTGGAGTAATTGGTGGCTGCTCTACCCCCACCGGGTCTTACCGTATTATCCGCAAACAAGACATTGACTGTATTTCTACAGCTTTCCCACGGCGAGCTGATGGCGATAATGGTGGCGCCGAAATGCCTTTTTGTATGCATTTCTTTCGAGGATATGCTTTACATGGAAGCGAAGACGTACCAGGGTATCGTGCCAGTCATGGTTGTATACGCTTATTTACAGAAGACGCACGATGGCTAAACGAGGAGTTTGTTGATATTCCTGGTGGGGGAATAAAGGGAACAAGAGTGATCATTGGCGCTGTAAATGATATCCCTTTGCATGGTTCAGCGTCACAAATGAATTAA
- a CDS encoding DUF1328 domain-containing protein produces the protein MLGWALTFLIIALIAAAFGFGGIASTAASIAKILFFIFLVVFVVLLIMGLIGRGPPPPV, from the coding sequence ATGTTAGGATGGGCGCTCACTTTTTTGATTATTGCATTAATTGCCGCTGCATTTGGATTTGGTGGTATTGCATCCACAGCAGCAAGTATTGCAAAAATATTATTTTTCATATTCCTAGTAGTGTTTGTTGTCTTACTCATCATGGGGTTAATTGGTCGAGGACCACCGCCACCCGTTTAA
- the accD gene encoding acetyl-CoA carboxylase, carboxyltransferase subunit beta: MSWLKKLLPSRVRTETSQKKGVPEGLWVKCLGCASVLYRSELVKNLSVCPNCNHHHRLTARERVAQFLDEAGQEEIAANLEPIDRLKFKDSKKYKERIAQAQKATGEKEALIVVKGNLKRQPVVVSVFEFNYIGGSMGATVGEKFVRAVNIATAERRPYICFTASGGARMQEGLFSLMQMAKTSAALARFEDTGLPFIVVLTDPTLGGVSASFASLGDIIIAEPNALIGFAGPRVIEQTVRQTLPEGFQRSEFLLEHGHIDMVVERKHLRNTIAELVAKLSHLNLKNIVDEAV; this comes from the coding sequence ATGAGTTGGTTAAAAAAATTATTACCTTCGAGAGTTAGAACCGAAACCTCTCAAAAAAAAGGGGTACCAGAAGGTCTATGGGTGAAATGCTTGGGCTGTGCCTCAGTTCTCTATCGCAGCGAGCTTGTTAAAAATCTTTCTGTTTGTCCTAATTGCAATCATCATCATCGCTTAACAGCTCGGGAACGAGTAGCTCAATTTCTTGATGAGGCAGGACAAGAAGAGATAGCAGCTAATCTTGAACCGATTGATCGCTTAAAGTTTAAGGATTCAAAGAAATATAAAGAACGGATTGCTCAAGCACAAAAGGCGACTGGAGAAAAAGAGGCCTTGATTGTCGTGAAGGGAAATCTGAAGCGGCAGCCAGTGGTTGTCAGTGTTTTTGAATTTAATTATATCGGTGGCTCCATGGGAGCAACCGTGGGTGAGAAATTTGTTCGAGCGGTCAATATCGCAACAGCTGAAAGACGTCCTTATATTTGTTTTACAGCAAGTGGGGGAGCAAGAATGCAAGAAGGGTTATTTTCCTTGATGCAAATGGCCAAAACGTCTGCAGCTCTTGCTCGCTTTGAAGATACAGGCTTGCCTTTTATTGTCGTACTAACCGATCCCACCCTGGGCGGAGTTTCTGCAAGCTTTGCCAGCCTTGGAGATATCATTATTGCTGAACCCAATGCGCTCATTGGTTTTGCTGGCCCCAGGGTTATTGAGCAAACGGTTAGACAAACACTACCTGAAGGGTTTCAACGTAGTGAATTCTTACTTGAGCACGGTCATATTGATATGGTTGTTGAACGGAAACACTTACGCAATACGATTGCTGAACTTGTGGCAAAATTGTCTCACCTTAATTTGAAAAATATTGTCGATGAAGCAGTATAG